The Gallus gallus isolate bGalGal1 chromosome 3, bGalGal1.mat.broiler.GRCg7b, whole genome shotgun sequence genome window below encodes:
- the ORC3 gene encoding origin recognition complex subunit 3 isoform 1 (isoform 1 is encoded by transcript variant 1) — translation MSTRSLSKGCFVFKPSPKKRKVSRTTAYYFREGSSDLEDSELRFATCQSLQKQVKSETEQIEEELNEQLFDNLVSFLRRSHSAFQEKKTEWTCRTKSREIPTAALVLGVNVTDHDFTFRSLSEVLQNNVTPYIALLEAKDCPGIKNLMQKLLGQLMNCCIDVDSSEEEDYEHVSRSRVRCSMTTLINWYESATKRTDSETPGKKRTSSRHWQSPPVVVIFKDMESFTTKVLQDFVVISSQHIGEFPLVLIFGIATSPMIIHSLLPHSVSSLLCIELFQSLSCKDHLSTIIDKILLTTQFPLKLSEKVLQVLINIFLYHDFSVQNFIKGFQLCIVEHFHSNPLSVLCCQLEEAKRRVNSLSHNQCENVRRLPSFRRYVESQVSEKQIALLTVDSSLKEAVQKLLEDLNVYHENYFPILRCLHVFTSSLPKYPLGKQIRELHCACLENRVWETEEYESSLQLARMLNKSDLVTMLQKCVEILVSSPGREFDEIVEKLKEFLTQFQKLEEAYQERDESISPQKELQKKTNLYHLQKTLLELKESRRSKKLTKFEMLRFEVVDYIDSLVRHYLVPADHKTLHEIVYFNTASVLREHLNAAPRIALHTALNNPYSYLKSEALKSDGGSISNKAPDICIAYKLHLECGRLINLADWLEAFSTVVTAAEGPTADAASSDQVDDVIHARFIRAVSELELLGFIKPSKQKTDHVARLTWGGC, via the exons ATGAGCACGCGCTCCCTCTCCAAG ggctgctttgttttcaaaccaAGTCCCAAGAAGAGAAAGGTGTCTCGAACAACAG CTTACTAtttcagagaaggaagcagTGATTTGGAGGACAGTGAGCTACGGTTTGCTACTTGCCAGTCATTACAGAAACAGGTCAAATCAGAAACAGAG CAAATAGAAGAAGAATTGAATGAACAGTTATTTGATAACCTAGTGAGTTTTTTGAGGCGGTCTCATTCTGCATtccaagagaagaaaacagaatggaCGTGTCGGACGAAGTCCAGAGAAATCCCTACTGCGGCTCTTGTCTTGG GTGTGAACGTTACAGATCACGACTTCACCTTTAGAAGTCTCTCAGAAGTCCTTCAGAATAATGTTACTCCCTACATAGCATTGCTGGAAGCCAAAGATTGCCCAG GCATAAAAAATCTGATGCAGAAGCTGTTGGGACAGCTGATGAACTGCTGTATAGATGTGGACTCATCAGAAGAGGAGGACTATGAACACGTTTCCCGTAGTAGAGTACGTTGTTCAATGACTACTCTTATCAACTGGTATGAGAGTGCAACAAag AGAACAGATTCTGAGACTCCAGGCAAAAAAAGAACGTCTTCCAGACACTGGCAGTCTCCTCCAGTTGTTGTTATCTTCAAAGACATGGAAAGTTTCACCACAAAAGTACTTCAGGACTTTGTAGTTATCAGCAG TCAGCATATTGGTGAATTTCCTCTTGTACTGATTTTTGGAATCGCTACATCTCCAATGATTATCCACAGCTTACTTCCTCActctgtttcctctctgctgtgcaTAGAGCTTTTCCAGTCCCTTTCCTGTAAGGACCACCTGTCTACTATAATTGACAAG ATACTTTTAACAACCCAGTTTCCACTTAAACTGAGTGAGAAAGTTCTGCAGGTTCTCATCAACATATTCCTCTACCATGATTTTTCTGTCCAGAATTTTATCAAAGGATTTCAG ctctgtATTGTGGAACACTTCCATTCCAATCCTCTTAGTGTACTGTGTTGCCAGCTGGAAGAAGCAAAGAGGAGAGTAAATTCTTTATCACATAATCAGTGTGAAAATGTTCGAAGACTGCCCTCTTTTAGAAG GTATGTGGAAAGTCAAGTCTCAGAGAAACAGATTGCACTGCTGACAGTGGACAGTTCCTTAAAG GAAGCAGTGCAGAAGCTGTTGGAGGACTTGAACGTTTACCATGAGAATTATTTTCCCATTCTGAGGTGTCTTCATGTTTTCACATCTTCTCTTCCGAAGTATCCTTTGGGCAAGCAG ATCAGGGAACTGCACTGTGCATGTTTGGAAAACCGAGTGTGGGAGACAGAGGAGTATGAGTCATCTCTTCAGTTAGCAAG GATGTTGAATAAGTCTGATTTGGTAACCATGCTTCAAAAGTGTGTGGAAATTCTTGTGTCATCTCCTGGAAGGGAGTTTGATGAGATAGTAGAGAAGCTGAAGGAGTTCTTGACCCAGTTTCAGAAACTAGAAG AAGCTTACCAAGAACGTGATGAGTCCATATCGCCACAAAAAGAGCTCCAGAAGAAGACAAATCTTTATCATCTTCAGAAG actttgtTGGAGCTGAAGGAATCAAGGCGATCTAAGAAACTGACAAAGTTTGAAATGCTTCGTTTTGAAGTTGTTGACTATATAGACAGTCTTGTAAG ACATTACCTTGTTCCAGCAGACCACAAGACTCTGCATGAGATTGTGTATTTCAACACAGCCAGCGTTCTCCGCGAGCACTTGAATGCTGCCCCGAGGATTGCACTACACACAGCTTTGAATAACCCATACTCCTACCTGAAG agtgaagcactgaaaagtGATGGAGGAAGCATTTCTAACAAAGCCCCTGACATATGCATTGCCTATAAGCTTCATTTGGAGTGTGGCAGATTGATTAACCTCGCTGATTGGTTAGAG
- the ORC3 gene encoding origin recognition complex subunit 3 isoform 3 (isoform 3 is encoded by transcript variant 3) has translation MSTRSLSKGCFVFKPSPKKRKVSRTTAYYFREGSSDLEDSELRFATCQSLQKQVKSETEQIEEELNEQLFDNLVSFLRRSHSAFQEKKTEWTCRTKSREIPTAALVLGVNVTDHDFTFRSLSEVLQNNVTPYIALLEAKDCPGIKNLMQKLLGQLMNCCIDVDSSEEEDYEHVSRSRVRCSMTTLINWYESATKRTDSETPGKKRTSSRHWQSPPVVVIFKDMESFTTKVLQDFVVISSQHIGEFPLVLIFGIATSPMIIHSLLPHSVSSLLCIELFQSLSCKDHLSTIIDKILLTTQFPLKLSEKVLQVLINIFLYHDFSVQNFIKGFQLCIVEHFHSNPLSVLCCQLEEAKRRVNSLSHNQCENVRRLPSFRRYVESQVSEKQIALLTVDSSLKEAVQKLLEDLNVYHENYFPILRCLHVFTSSLPKYPLGKQIRELHCACLENRVWETEEYESSLQLARMLNKSDLVTMLQKCVEILVSSPGREFDEIVEKLKEFLTQFQKLEAEAYQERDESISPQKELQKKTNLYHLQKTLLELKESRRSKKLTKFEMLRFEVVDYIDSLVRHYLVPADHKTLHEIVYFNTASVLREHLNAAPRIALHTALNNPYSYLKSEALKSDGGSISNKAPDICIAYKLHLECGRLINLADWLEAFSTVVTAAEGPTADAASSDQVDDVIHARFIRAVSELELLGFIKPSKQKTDHVARLTWGGC, from the exons ATGAGCACGCGCTCCCTCTCCAAG ggctgctttgttttcaaaccaAGTCCCAAGAAGAGAAAGGTGTCTCGAACAACAG CTTACTAtttcagagaaggaagcagTGATTTGGAGGACAGTGAGCTACGGTTTGCTACTTGCCAGTCATTACAGAAACAGGTCAAATCAGAAACAGAG CAAATAGAAGAAGAATTGAATGAACAGTTATTTGATAACCTAGTGAGTTTTTTGAGGCGGTCTCATTCTGCATtccaagagaagaaaacagaatggaCGTGTCGGACGAAGTCCAGAGAAATCCCTACTGCGGCTCTTGTCTTGG GTGTGAACGTTACAGATCACGACTTCACCTTTAGAAGTCTCTCAGAAGTCCTTCAGAATAATGTTACTCCCTACATAGCATTGCTGGAAGCCAAAGATTGCCCAG GCATAAAAAATCTGATGCAGAAGCTGTTGGGACAGCTGATGAACTGCTGTATAGATGTGGACTCATCAGAAGAGGAGGACTATGAACACGTTTCCCGTAGTAGAGTACGTTGTTCAATGACTACTCTTATCAACTGGTATGAGAGTGCAACAAag AGAACAGATTCTGAGACTCCAGGCAAAAAAAGAACGTCTTCCAGACACTGGCAGTCTCCTCCAGTTGTTGTTATCTTCAAAGACATGGAAAGTTTCACCACAAAAGTACTTCAGGACTTTGTAGTTATCAGCAG TCAGCATATTGGTGAATTTCCTCTTGTACTGATTTTTGGAATCGCTACATCTCCAATGATTATCCACAGCTTACTTCCTCActctgtttcctctctgctgtgcaTAGAGCTTTTCCAGTCCCTTTCCTGTAAGGACCACCTGTCTACTATAATTGACAAG ATACTTTTAACAACCCAGTTTCCACTTAAACTGAGTGAGAAAGTTCTGCAGGTTCTCATCAACATATTCCTCTACCATGATTTTTCTGTCCAGAATTTTATCAAAGGATTTCAG ctctgtATTGTGGAACACTTCCATTCCAATCCTCTTAGTGTACTGTGTTGCCAGCTGGAAGAAGCAAAGAGGAGAGTAAATTCTTTATCACATAATCAGTGTGAAAATGTTCGAAGACTGCCCTCTTTTAGAAG GTATGTGGAAAGTCAAGTCTCAGAGAAACAGATTGCACTGCTGACAGTGGACAGTTCCTTAAAG GAAGCAGTGCAGAAGCTGTTGGAGGACTTGAACGTTTACCATGAGAATTATTTTCCCATTCTGAGGTGTCTTCATGTTTTCACATCTTCTCTTCCGAAGTATCCTTTGGGCAAGCAG ATCAGGGAACTGCACTGTGCATGTTTGGAAAACCGAGTGTGGGAGACAGAGGAGTATGAGTCATCTCTTCAGTTAGCAAG GATGTTGAATAAGTCTGATTTGGTAACCATGCTTCAAAAGTGTGTGGAAATTCTTGTGTCATCTCCTGGAAGGGAGTTTGATGAGATAGTAGAGAAGCTGAAGGAGTTCTTGACCCAGTTTCAGAAACTAGAAG CAGAAGCTTACCAAGAACGTGATGAGTCCATATCGCCACAAAAAGAGCTCCAGAAGAAGACAAATCTTTATCATCTTCAGAAG actttgtTGGAGCTGAAGGAATCAAGGCGATCTAAGAAACTGACAAAGTTTGAAATGCTTCGTTTTGAAGTTGTTGACTATATAGACAGTCTTGTAAG ACATTACCTTGTTCCAGCAGACCACAAGACTCTGCATGAGATTGTGTATTTCAACACAGCCAGCGTTCTCCGCGAGCACTTGAATGCTGCCCCGAGGATTGCACTACACACAGCTTTGAATAACCCATACTCCTACCTGAAG agtgaagcactgaaaagtGATGGAGGAAGCATTTCTAACAAAGCCCCTGACATATGCATTGCCTATAAGCTTCATTTGGAGTGTGGCAGATTGATTAACCTCGCTGATTGGTTAGAG